The Humulus lupulus chromosome 4, drHumLupu1.1, whole genome shotgun sequence genome has a window encoding:
- the LOC133831562 gene encoding putative disease resistance protein RGA1: MADWILSPIAQIIIDRLGSEAVRQISSLWGVNDELDQLRQTISTIQAVLLDAEKKQRHNNQVQNWLQRLSGVVDDADNLMDEINTQALRCQVMSGNQISKQMCTFFSSSNQFGFRFKIGRRIEDIKKKLEAISNDRNFLLETGREEALSVKRVRDNTHSYVRQEDVIGRDMDRLAIKSKLLSESGEDNVSLIAVVGIGGLGKTMLAKSVFNDEQVQKHFELKMWVCVSDDFDLKQIVAKIIKAAPNDKNLENLEMEQLQKRLREVLGGKRYFLVLDDVWEENRAKWLQLEELITDGAKGSRVLVTTRSKRIADFTASKDQSHALGILNEDQSWTLFKRVAFKSGQEPENSNLVKIGREIVGRCKGVPLAIRTIGNLLYGENLESKWLALNKEFSEIPQASEEDIMPTLRLSYDHLASHLKLCFAYCCLFPKDYEIEVETLVRLWVAQGFLKLSNTSQDQCLEKVGYEYFMNLTEGSFFQDVEVDQCGVITQCKMHDLMHDLAILVSGEKCATFHSNCQGNINENTHHVSFERDSFSVSQTLLVQARKVRTVLFLDEYCSKVELDAVVSNFLFIRSLNLKELKTNSLNSIGRLKHLRYLDLSHHQHLEALPNSITNLVNLQTLKLSNCKKFRELPRDIENLINLRHLEIDNCRKLEYMPSGIGQLTNLQTLSMYVLKENKKPVLRYVGELKDLLRLNGLRGKLDVVNLRHKKDEVEEYGSAKLKDKQYLRSLRLDWYYDVEIVEADAIIGYEMSMDALQPHPNLQVLDIRNYGGVKLSSWLSSLENLVDLNLVDCKKCQYLVSLNRFHDLKVLKLWRLESLEYISNNIFNEDLFGTTKTILPSLRELELNKLPNLKGWWREIVIDHSFVAANEEDKHMSLPYLPSLSTLEIWDCPKLTCMPLYPHLEKLYLSNTSLNPLEETLRMKMMSSSTGSIVVFPTTTSSFSPLSTLKDLTLSAIEDLECLPDWFESLTSSLNYLCIESCPKLKDLCPGILHLSSLRHLEISNCEGLADMLNGDDGIMWKALTGRLHSLNIVTVLPKGIQHLTSLQQLVVSSSDSLTTIPKWIHNLKSLKTLHLQDCPNLTSFPEGIRSLTTLNSLFIWDCPMLLKRCKREIGEDWDKISHIQHLDLYPNPNKEENENASEIKGCNPFKKFGL; encoded by the exons ATGGCGGACTGGATTCTCTCTCCCATTGCCCAGATTATCATTGATCGTTTGGGATCTGAAGCTGTGAGACAAATCTCTTCGCTTTGGGGTGTCAACGATGAGCTTGATCAACTCAGACAAACCATTTCAACCATCCAAGCAGTGCTTCTCGACGCTGAGAAGAAGCAGAGACACAACAACCAAGTTCAGAACTGGCTCCAGAGGCTCAGCGGCGTTGTTGATGATGCCGACAACTTGATGGACGAGATCAACACTCAAGCTTTGCGATGCCAGGTCATGTCTGGAAATCAGATTTCCAAGCAG ATGTGCACTTTCTTTTCCAGCTCCAACCAATTTGGTTTTCGGTTCAAGATTGGTCGTAGAATAGAGGACATCAAGAAAAAACTAGAAGCCATTTCCAATGATAGAAACTTCCTTTTGGAGACAGGGCGTGAAGAGGCTCTGAGTGTTAAGAGAGTGAGAGACAACACTCACTCCTATGTACGTCAGGAAGATGTTATTGGGAGGGACATGGATAGATTGGCCATAAAAAGTAAGCTTTTGTCGGAGAGTGGTGAAGATAATGTTTCCCTCATCGCTGTTGTCGGCATAGGAGGATTGGGCAAAACAATGCTTGCTAAAAGCGTTTTTAATGATGAGCAAGTCCAAAAACATTTTGAGTTAAAGATGTGGGTGTGTGTCTCTGATGATTTTGACTTGAAACAAATTGTTGCAAAGATCATTAAGGCCGCCCCAAATGATAAGAACTTGGAAAATCTGGAAATGGAACAATTGCAAAAGAGGCTTCGAGAAGTACTTGGTGGTAAGCGATATTTCCTTGTACTTGATGATGTATGGGAGGAAAATcgtgctaagtggttgcaattaGAAGAATTGATTACAGATGGTGCAAAAGGAAGTAGAGTTTTGGTTACAACTCGAAGTAAAAGGATTGCTGATTTTACTGCAAGCAAAGACCAGTCACATGCATTGGGAATACTTAACGAAGATCAATCTTGGACTTTGTTTAAAAGGGTGGCTTTTAAAAGTGGACAAGAACCGGAAAACTCTAATCTTGTGAAGATCGGAAGGGAGATTGTTGGAAGGTGCAAAGGGGTCCCACTAGCAATAAGAACAATAGGAAATTTGTTGTATGGCGAAAATTTAGAGTCAAAGTGGTTAGCcttgaataaggaattttcagaAATACCACAGGCAAGTGAAGAGGATATTATGCCCACCCTTAGATTGAGCTATGATCATCTAGCCTCCCATTTGAAACTTTGTTTTGCCTATTGTTGTTTATTTCCTAAAGACTATGAAATTGAGGTGGAGACATTAGTTAGGCTTTGGGTGGCACAAGGATTTCTCAAGTTATCAAATACAAGTCAAGATCAATGTTTGGAGAAGGTgggttatgaatattttatgaatttaaCGGAAGGATCATTCTTTCAAGATGTTGAAGTAGATCAGTGTGGCGTTATAACACAATGCAAGATGCATGATCTCATGCATGATCTTGCAATACTTGTGTCCGGAGAAAAATGTGCTACTTTCCATTCAAATTGTCAAGGAAACATCAATGAAAATACTCACCATGTGTCCTTTGAACGTGATTCTTTCTCAGTAAGTCAAACTTTGCTGGTTCAAGCAAGGAAGGTTCGAACAGTTCTTTTCCTTGATGAATATTGTTCCAAAGTTGAGCTAGATGCAGTAGTATCAAATTTTTTGTTCATACGCTCTCTGAATTTGAAAGAGTTGAAAACCAATTCATTGAATTCAATTGGTAGGTTGAAGCATTTGAGATATTTAGATCTTTCTCATCATCAACATCTAGAGGCACTACCGAATTCAATTACCAATTTGGTGAATTTGCAAACACTAAAGTTGAGTAATTGCAAAAAGTTTCGAGAATTGCCTAGAGatattgaaaatctcatcaaccTTAGGCATCTTGAAATTGATAATTGCCGTAAATTAGAGTATATGCCGAGTGGAATAGGCCAGCTGACTAATCTTCAAACTTTATCGATGTATGTACTGAAGGAGAACAAGAAACCTGTCCTAAGATATGTTGGTGAGCTAAAAGATTTGTTGAGATTGAATGGTTTGAGAGGCAAATTGGACGTTGTAAATTTGCGCCATAAGAAAGATGAGGTAGAAGAATACGGGAGTGCAAAATTAAAGGACAAACAATACCTTCGATCATTGAGGTTGGACTGGTATTATgatgttgaaattgttgaagcaGATGCCATTATTGGTTATGAAATGTCAATGGATGCCCTTCAACCACACCCAAATCTTCAAGTGTTAGATATAAGAAATTATGGGGGTGTCAAGCTCTCCAGCTGGCTCTCATCACTTGAAAACTTGGTCGACTTAAATTTAGTTGATTGTAAGAAATGTCAGTATCTAGTTTCATTGAATCGATTCCACGATCTCAAGGTTTTGAAACTGTGGAGGTTGGAGTCTTTGGAGTACATATCCAACAATATTTTCAACGAAGACTTATTTGGGACAACAAAGACAATATTGCCATCTCTACGAGAACTTGAGTTGAATAAGTTGCCTAATCTAAAGGGATGGTGGAGAGAGATTGTAATTGATCATTCTTTTGTTGCTGCAAATGAAGAAGACAAACACATGTCCTTGCCTTATCTCCCTTCTCTTTCAACTTTAGAAATATGGGATTGTCCTAAGCTGACTTGCATGCCACTTTACCCACATTTGGAAAAGTTGTATCTGTCGAATACTAGCTTGAATCCATTGGAAGAGACATTAAGAATGAAGATGATGAGTAGTAGCACTGGATCAATAGTAGTATTCCCAACAACAACATCTTCTTTCTCTCCTCTCTCCACATTGAAAGATCTAACTCTATCAGCCATTGAGGATCTAGAATGTCTTCCAGACTGGTTCGAGAGCCTTACTTCTTCTCTCAATTACTTGTGTATTGAGAGTTGCCCTAAATTGAAGGATCTGTGTCCAGGTATTCTACATCTCTCGTCACTTCGACATCTGGAAATTTCAAATTGCGAGGGGTTAGCAGACATGCTTAATGGTGATGATGGCATTATGTGGAAAGCCCTAACTGGAAGACTCCACTCGCTAAATATAGTGACTGTTCTTCCCAAGGGTATCCAACATCTTACAAGTCTGCAACAACTTGTAGTTTCAAGTAGTGATAGTCTGACAACAATTCCAAAGTGGATCCACAACCTCAAATCACTTAAGACACTTCACTTACAAGATTGCCCCAATCTGACATCATTCCCTGAAGGAATTCGAAGCCTCACCACTTTGAACTCACTCTTTATATGGGACTGTCCCATGTTATTGAAGAGATGCAAAAGGGAAATAGGTGAAGATTGGGATAAGATTTCTCATATACAACACTTGGACTTATATCCAAATCCCAACAAAGAAGAAAATGAG AATGCATCGGAGATAAAGGGATGCAACCCCTTCAAGAAGTTTGGGCTATAA